In Halobacteriovorax sp. HLS, one DNA window encodes the following:
- a CDS encoding HAMP domain-containing sensor histidine kinase: MIFNKPMNIRNFLIQRIFLIFSLMILVLSALFFLSRKVTKEIDTQIIEAHSYADLALEQQVIFQKLSLEYRYEKDVDFSAIKSSSKQLYETIGKTYQSLFVKGDSKYNNHLKMFHNLYSSQNERIQGLENISSSEEISQMMDDSEQMYFDALVISQFLLKYKERILFNILVINILFVIFFGGLISWLTVSLSNHISRSIAVVSDYVNNFSIETLSSSEVEASKFSDFVKLEQGINTMANRLLMESRNIQSRSVNDTIGNLSENLAHLINNPLSIISSSARILTKKSREALVQEEAREIEESVKRISSTTLSMKKLIQSKEKTVVSTFQAENIQHAIELYFLNKFLENNIEVIFDISKDHTVHALEYEIIQCVFNLVENSIDHLIKLECDKKWLRVSTRKSDSNIILVIEDCGQGADEDLIYGSMMSQESEKVGLYSVTQLISKNLGSVEFSALPNTAFTITLPSHSIFES, encoded by the coding sequence ATGATTTTTAATAAACCTATGAATATTCGGAATTTCCTGATTCAACGAATATTCTTGATTTTTTCTTTGATGATTTTAGTTCTTTCGGCCCTTTTCTTTCTTAGTAGAAAAGTAACTAAAGAAATTGATACTCAAATCATTGAGGCCCATAGCTATGCTGATCTAGCACTTGAGCAGCAAGTAATATTCCAAAAATTGTCATTAGAGTATCGCTATGAAAAAGATGTAGATTTCTCTGCAATCAAATCTTCATCAAAACAATTATATGAAACGATAGGAAAAACCTATCAGTCACTCTTTGTTAAGGGCGACTCAAAGTACAATAATCACTTAAAGATGTTTCACAATCTATACTCCAGTCAGAACGAGAGAATTCAAGGCCTTGAAAATATTTCTAGCTCAGAAGAAATATCACAAATGATGGATGATAGTGAACAGATGTACTTCGATGCTCTTGTGATATCTCAATTCTTATTAAAATATAAAGAGAGGATTCTCTTTAATATACTAGTTATAAATATATTGTTTGTGATTTTCTTTGGAGGGTTAATTTCATGGTTAACAGTCTCTTTGTCTAATCATATTAGTAGGAGTATTGCAGTTGTTTCTGACTATGTTAATAACTTTAGTATTGAAACATTATCTTCATCAGAAGTAGAAGCGTCTAAATTTAGTGACTTTGTGAAACTCGAGCAGGGGATTAATACAATGGCAAATCGCTTGCTTATGGAAAGTAGAAATATCCAGTCAAGATCCGTAAATGATACGATAGGAAATCTTTCTGAAAACCTTGCACACTTAATAAATAACCCACTTTCTATTATATCTTCTAGCGCTAGAATCCTGACTAAGAAATCTCGTGAGGCCTTAGTTCAAGAAGAGGCCAGAGAGATAGAGGAGTCAGTAAAGCGAATCAGCTCTACAACTCTAAGCATGAAGAAGTTGATACAAAGTAAAGAGAAAACTGTTGTAAGTACATTTCAGGCCGAAAATATACAACATGCAATTGAGTTATATTTTTTAAATAAATTCTTAGAAAATAATATTGAGGTTATCTTTGATATTTCTAAAGATCATACTGTCCATGCTCTAGAGTACGAAATTATTCAATGTGTTTTTAATTTAGTTGAAAATTCAATTGATCATTTGATCAAATTAGAATGTGACAAAAAGTGGCTCAGGGTTTCGACTCGTAAAAGCGATAGTAATATTATTCTTGTAATTGAAGATTGTGGACAAGGCGCTGATGAGGACCTTATTTATGGATCTATGATGTCACAGGAGAGTGAGAAGGTAGGACTATATTCTGTGACGCAATTAATATCAAAGAACTTAGGAAGTGTAGAGTTTAGTGCACTACCAAATACAGCTTTCACTATAACACTACCAAGTCATTCTATTTTTGAGAGCTAA
- a CDS encoding HD-GYP domain-containing protein translates to MKLLFSTPDHSLVNEIMVSFKKENMDVVFCANGKETQLKLSSTEIDYLILDSKIQHHSFLFVVKFCRINNPMTEIILTFDSKKEMEDMDFTEAELIKLGIHTPVFAKNYIEAVHKIIKKDTSFEKWKVVKEIDINEALKEEVAVNVFDSQFTKIAIKDFYSGNTSIFDVFLKLNKNKYLKILNQGESFNQEKLKKYKEEHNLDTLYFKTEDRSTYINYINDLVSKSKKSSSRASVKKSNLLSSISEKYLEEIYTKGLNKNLYQEGVKICDNIYNTLSTNEKTSMLLKKISEHCTSHHFLTSIFAVTIAKRIDWAGRATINNLSLGSMLHDVGMCRFKWFNDNPNIPYEMLSTTQKEDYLKHPEYGYEMLQDIHYIPEAVRQIVLQHHEYINGTGFPNQLTSQKIYPLAKIVSLADYMSTKIIETQSSPMEVLRQFIPNQDETSKFEPQYIKALIRSFVDDE, encoded by the coding sequence ATGAAACTATTATTTTCCACGCCAGATCATTCCTTGGTGAATGAAATTATGGTTTCTTTTAAAAAAGAGAATATGGACGTGGTCTTTTGCGCTAATGGTAAAGAGACTCAACTCAAGCTTTCTAGTACTGAGATAGACTATCTAATACTTGACTCAAAAATTCAGCATCACTCCTTTCTATTTGTCGTAAAATTTTGCCGTATTAATAATCCGATGACTGAGATCATTCTTACCTTTGACTCTAAAAAAGAAATGGAAGATATGGATTTCACAGAGGCCGAACTTATTAAGCTTGGAATACACACTCCTGTATTTGCAAAGAACTATATAGAGGCGGTTCATAAAATAATTAAAAAAGATACATCCTTTGAAAAATGGAAAGTTGTCAAAGAAATAGACATAAACGAAGCTTTAAAAGAGGAAGTCGCTGTAAATGTTTTTGACAGCCAATTTACAAAAATTGCCATTAAAGACTTCTATTCAGGAAACACTAGTATCTTCGATGTTTTTTTAAAATTAAATAAGAATAAGTACTTAAAAATTCTGAACCAAGGAGAGAGTTTTAATCAAGAAAAACTCAAGAAATACAAAGAAGAGCATAATTTAGACACACTCTATTTCAAAACAGAAGATCGTTCAACATATATAAATTACATCAATGATCTAGTATCCAAATCAAAGAAGAGCTCTTCAAGGGCATCTGTAAAGAAGTCAAATCTCTTATCAAGTATATCGGAAAAGTATTTAGAAGAAATTTACACTAAGGGTCTTAATAAAAACTTATATCAAGAAGGAGTCAAAATTTGCGATAATATATATAATACTTTGTCCACAAATGAGAAAACTTCAATGCTACTTAAGAAAATATCCGAACATTGTACTTCTCATCACTTTCTGACTTCTATTTTTGCAGTAACTATAGCTAAGAGAATAGATTGGGCCGGCAGGGCCACTATTAATAATCTATCTCTTGGTTCAATGTTACACGATGTAGGAATGTGTCGATTCAAATGGTTTAATGATAATCCAAACATACCTTATGAAATGCTCTCAACCACACAAAAAGAAGACTATTTAAAGCACCCTGAATACGGATACGAAATGCTACAAGATATTCACTATATTCCAGAGGCCGTTAGACAAATTGTTCTACAACATCATGAATATATTAACGGGACTGGTTTTCCAAATCAGCTAACATCTCAGAAGATCTATCCCCTTGCTAAGATTGTCTCATTGGCCGACTATATGAGTACAAAGATTATTGAAACTCAATCTTCACCAATGGAGGTACTTAGACAATTTATTCCAAATCAAGATGAAACCTCAAAGTTTGAACCACAATATATCAAGGCCTTGATAAGGAGCTTTGTTGACGATGAGTAA
- a CDS encoding response regulator has protein sequence MKVLLVDDMEEIIDLVSISLESFENIEIISAFSGNQARKILSRQRDNISLIISDYEMPDGDGRVVYNANRAIGIPFLFHSSSLRSNLKDFEFCESFATYFLDKPAAPKKLIKKVSSILDISLVTNTKYALINEYYIIKYFAIFESIYIKLSENHYTLVSRKSSPNKEYVLSLIKNKELTDFYIGPDCYINLLEEINNKNTDSVESLQDTVELISIYSNKLIGNEKENKIIRDKLDSSFKELGNQKNLKSFMTGAFRKGQYNLSHSILTFYLSAFMLKKKNLHDERTLYSFFIASLFHDSFSPKITSDLSLEEYIKIEKDHCTNDNLLKKLEPKAYSLIETHHNIQSSEFSRLSREEKIFASAQVLASESILRKEYTIKRIKSRIQQSSSLKELLSFIDDYF, from the coding sequence ATGAAAGTATTACTTGTTGATGACATGGAAGAGATTATTGATCTTGTGAGCATATCTCTTGAGAGCTTTGAAAATATTGAAATAATTAGTGCCTTTAGTGGTAACCAGGCCAGAAAAATTCTCTCAAGACAAAGAGATAACATATCTCTTATAATTAGTGATTATGAAATGCCTGATGGTGACGGCCGCGTCGTCTATAATGCAAACCGAGCAATTGGTATTCCTTTTCTATTTCACAGTTCTTCACTAAGATCTAATCTTAAAGATTTCGAATTTTGTGAAAGTTTTGCAACCTACTTCCTAGATAAACCTGCAGCACCAAAGAAACTCATAAAGAAAGTATCATCAATCTTAGATATTTCTTTGGTGACAAATACAAAGTACGCACTTATCAATGAGTACTATATTATTAAATATTTCGCTATATTCGAATCTATTTACATAAAGCTGAGCGAAAACCACTATACACTTGTTAGTAGAAAATCATCGCCAAACAAAGAATATGTTCTCTCATTGATAAAAAATAAAGAATTAACCGATTTCTACATTGGCCCAGACTGTTATATAAATTTACTAGAAGAAATTAATAATAAGAATACAGACTCAGTAGAAAGCTTGCAGGATACAGTTGAACTTATATCTATTTATTCAAATAAGCTTATCGGAAATGAAAAAGAAAATAAAATAATTAGAGATAAATTAGACAGCTCTTTTAAAGAGTTAGGAAATCAAAAGAATTTAAAGTCATTTATGACTGGAGCTTTTAGAAAAGGTCAATACAACTTATCTCATTCTATATTAACTTTTTATTTAAGCGCATTCATGCTTAAAAAGAAGAACCTTCATGATGAAAGAACACTATATTCCTTCTTCATAGCCTCTCTGTTTCATGATAGTTTCTCTCCAAAAATCACTTCAGATCTATCACTTGAAGAGTATATAAAAATAGAAAAAGACCATTGTACAAATGACAATTTATTAAAGAAGTTAGAGCCTAAGGCCTACTCATTGATCGAAACACATCACAACATTCAAAGCTCTGAATTTTCAAGACTATCAAGAGAAGAGAAAATATTTGCTAGCGCTCAGGTTCTGGCCAGTGAAAGTATTCTAAGAAAAGAATATACTATAAAAAGGATTAAAAGTAGAATACAACAAAGCTCTTCTTTAAAAGAGCTCTTAAGTTTCATAGATGATTATTTCTAA
- a CDS encoding DUF5522 domain-containing protein has translation MSELTYLNEEGLDVYTSTYLSNRGSCCKTNCLHCPYGFTLKNHPLELIEVTDEMISVAQSIIDKNTEVKKESVSESLLSSAFGTKKKVFPITSSNRDRYKLIKLKGQLCGVLKMGTLVGIEIYLNEHFKNQGLSLEIVNSFVKIS, from the coding sequence ATGAGTGAGCTTACTTACCTAAATGAAGAAGGCCTAGACGTATATACAAGTACTTATTTAAGTAATCGTGGATCATGCTGTAAGACCAATTGTCTTCATTGTCCATATGGGTTTACTTTAAAAAACCATCCATTAGAGTTGATTGAAGTGACTGATGAAATGATTTCTGTGGCCCAGTCAATTATAGATAAGAATACTGAAGTTAAAAAAGAAAGTGTGAGTGAATCACTTCTTAGCTCTGCTTTTGGTACTAAGAAGAAGGTTTTTCCTATAACAAGTTCTAATAGAGATAGATATAAGTTAATTAAGCTAAAAGGACAGCTATGTGGTGTACTCAAGATGGGAACACTGGTTGGTATTGAAATATATCTTAATGAGCATTTTAAGAATCAGGGACTAAGTTTAGAAATTGTTAACTCATTTGTTAAAATTTCTTAA
- a CDS encoding hybrid sensor histidine kinase/response regulator, translated as MLKLGINEGEVFYIYDSNFNAVEISHRDYIANHEPFLVKTINMDEGRILQVYDHPDDERNISLSEKIAEIAHEVNNPLAIVNSSLKVLEKLISKEQIKNLDMITENFDDIRASIERIKNVFVHARTEVDQDEVSFHRVSLVELISGVRSNFSLLFSEMDVNLVVNIEDGVMDAQINVIGTTLTQCLFNLINNAYFEVKKNDGPKIINLNISKNSDHLFFSIIDNGRGVPKDSQEKIFELNYTTKADEGSGIGLFLVRKYIQMNKGSVSYDSSYTSGAKFDFKIPFESLSESKKTILVVDDELDILDIIKSDAAKTYNVLLAKDGNSAFNLLKYNQVDAIISDYRMPKLTGLDFFEMVRSINSTIPFVLFSGQLPSDVEKYSKGRKNFYSVAKPEFASLMDLVIKVA; from the coding sequence ATGTTGAAACTAGGAATCAATGAAGGTGAGGTCTTTTATATTTATGATTCTAACTTTAATGCAGTAGAGATTTCTCATAGAGATTATATAGCTAATCATGAACCATTCTTAGTTAAAACTATTAATATGGATGAAGGTAGAATTCTACAGGTTTATGATCATCCTGATGATGAAAGGAATATTTCTTTGAGTGAAAAGATCGCTGAGATTGCTCACGAAGTTAATAATCCTCTGGCCATTGTAAATAGTTCTTTGAAAGTTCTTGAAAAATTAATCTCTAAAGAGCAGATTAAAAACCTAGATATGATTACTGAAAATTTCGATGATATCAGGGCATCGATTGAGAGAATTAAGAATGTTTTCGTTCATGCTAGGACTGAAGTTGATCAAGATGAAGTCTCTTTTCATAGAGTTTCTCTTGTTGAATTAATTTCGGGGGTGCGCTCTAATTTCTCACTTCTTTTTTCAGAGATGGATGTCAACTTAGTCGTCAACATTGAAGATGGTGTTATGGATGCTCAGATAAATGTTATTGGTACAACACTAACTCAATGTTTGTTTAACTTAATTAATAATGCTTACTTTGAGGTTAAGAAAAATGACGGTCCAAAGATTATTAATTTAAATATCTCTAAAAATAGTGATCATCTCTTTTTTTCAATCATTGATAATGGAAGAGGTGTCCCTAAAGATTCCCAAGAAAAAATATTCGAACTAAATTATACAACTAAGGCAGATGAAGGCTCGGGAATTGGACTTTTTCTTGTTCGTAAATATATTCAAATGAATAAAGGCTCTGTCTCTTACGATTCTAGTTATACTAGTGGAGCCAAGTTTGATTTTAAGATACCTTTTGAGTCTTTGAGCGAATCTAAGAAGACTATTCTTGTAGTTGATGATGAGCTTGATATATTAGATATTATTAAATCTGATGCAGCGAAGACTTATAATGTTCTGCTTGCTAAAGATGGGAACTCTGCATTTAATCTACTTAAATATAACCAGGTTGACGCAATAATTAGTGACTATAGAATGCCTAAACTTACAGGATTAGATTTCTTTGAAATGGTTCGTTCTATTAATAGTACTATTCCATTTGTTCTATTTTCAGGTCAGCTTCCAAGTGATGTGGAGAAATATTCTAAAGGGCGAAAGAATTTCTATAGTGTAGCTAAGCCTGAGTTTGCTTCATTGATGGACTTGGTTATTAAGGTTGCTTAG
- a CDS encoding response regulator, which produces MSKLGNLLLVDDEELILKKSKILLEDFADEIYTALNGTLALELLSSNEIHCIVCDINMPGLNGIDVIKEVRKRNIEIPFIFYTGHGSTELMKEAIKYGAFDFLDKPSLDGLEEVVQRGLAESLQVESVQNEDFVSEYKKMISSQK; this is translated from the coding sequence ATGAGTAAGTTAGGAAATCTACTATTAGTAGACGATGAAGAATTAATCTTAAAGAAATCAAAAATCTTATTAGAAGACTTTGCTGATGAAATATATACAGCTCTAAACGGAACCCTTGCACTTGAGCTTCTTAGTAGTAATGAAATTCACTGCATCGTTTGCGATATAAATATGCCAGGTTTAAATGGTATTGATGTAATAAAAGAAGTTAGAAAGAGAAATATTGAAATACCATTCATTTTTTACACAGGTCATGGTTCTACTGAACTAATGAAAGAGGCCATAAAGTATGGTGCTTTTGACTTTCTAGACAAACCTAGCTTAGATGGACTTGAGGAAGTTGTTCAAAGAGGATTGGCCGAGAGCCTACAGGTTGAATCTGTACAAAACGAGGACTTTGTTTCTGAATATAAGAAAATGATTAGCTCTCAAAAATAG